One region of Nycticebus coucang isolate mNycCou1 chromosome 10, mNycCou1.pri, whole genome shotgun sequence genomic DNA includes:
- the DUSP23 gene encoding dual specificity protein phosphatase 23: MGVQPPNFSWVLPGRLAGLALPRLPAHYQFLLDLGVRHLVSLTERGPPHNDSCPELTLHRLRIPDFCPPAPDQIDRFVQIVDEANARGEAVGVHCALGFGRTGTMLACYLVKEQGLAAGDAIAEIRRLRPGSIETYEQEKAVFQFYQRTK; this comes from the exons ATGGGCGTGCAGCCCCCCAACTTCTCCTGGGTGCTTCCCGGCCGGCTGGCGGGACTGGCGCTGCCGCGTCTCCCGGCCCACTACCAGTTCCTGTTGGACCTGGGCGTGCGGCACCTGGTGTCCCTGACCGAGCGCGGGCCCCCTCATAATGACAGCTGCCCCGAACTCACCCTGCACCGGCTGCGAATCCCGGACTTCTGCCCGCCGGCGCCAGACCAGATCGACCGCTTCGTCCAGATTGTGGACGAAGCCAACGCCCGGGGCGAG GCCGTGGGAGTGCACTGCGCCCTGGGCTTTGGCCGCACTGGCACCATGCTGGCCTGTTACCTGGTGAAGGAGCAGGGTTTGGCTGCAGGAGATGCCATCGCTGAAATCCGGCGCCTTCGACCTGGCTCCATCGAGACCTATGAGCAGGAGAAAGCTGTCTTCCAGTTCTATCAGCGAACTAAATAA